In Amphiura filiformis chromosome 1, Afil_fr2py, whole genome shotgun sequence, the following are encoded in one genomic region:
- the LOC140164360 gene encoding uncharacterized protein, whose product MEHFERIALASAPHPPRTWYRYVDDTFCVIKSSHVEEFTNHINSQDPNIKFTREEERDGQLVFLDTLISRKQDGSVKIQVYRKPTHTDQYLNFSSHHPLEHKLSVVRTLLYRAETVVTDPDDKSEEIRHVKEVLHESGYKDWTLFRARPKPKEQNKDSDEDSCKKGIFVTLPYVEGLSEWLCRAFNSAGVSTSFKPQNTLRRSLVSPKDKTEQEKQSGVVYSIPCKDCDSLYICESGRKLEKRLTEHKSKAASFKSAIKEHIDRSKGHQIDWENVKVLERESKDFPRRVLEAIHIRTKRPRLNGDKGHILFL is encoded by the exons ATGGAACACTTTGAACGTATTGCTTTAGCGTCTGCTCCTCACCCACCGCGTACGTggtatcgttatgtggatgacaccTTCTGCGTAATTAAATCGTCGCATGTGGAGGAGTTTACGAACCACATAAACAGTCAGGACCCTAATATCAAATTCACGCGCGAGGAAGAGCGAGACGGGCAACTCGTTTTCCTCGATACGCTAATCTCTCGGAAACAAGACGGAtctgtgaaaatccaagtttaccGCAAACCTACTCACACGGATCAGTATTTGAACTTTAGCTCACACCATCCGCTGGAGCATAAACTGAGCGTCGTGAGAACACTTTTATACAGAGCGGAGACTGTTGTCACTGATCCTGACGACAAATCGGAGGAGATAAGGCATGTGAAGGAGGTGCTACACGAGAGTGGCTACAAAGACTGGACATTGTTCAGGGCGCGTCCTAAaccaaaagaacaaaataaggaCAGCGACGAAGATAGCTGCAAGAAGGGCATTTTTGTCACCTTGCCGTACGTGGAAGGCCTCTCGGAATGGTTATGCAGGGCTTTTAATTCTGCTGGTGTCAGCACATCCTTTAAACCGCAGAATACCCTACGTAGGTCCCTTGTCTCCccaaaggacaaaactgaacaagaGAAACAATCTGGTGTTGTGTATagcatcccttgcaaagactGTGACTCCTTATACATTTGTGAATCTGGACGCAAGCtcgaaaagaggctaacagaacataaatccaaagcggccagttTTAAGTCAGCAATCAAGGAACATATTGACAGGAGCAAagggcaccagattgactgggaaaacgtTAAAGTGTTAGAGAGGGAGTCTAAGGACTTCCCTCGTAGGGTCTTGGAAGCCATCCATATCAGAACCAAAAGACCTCGACTGAACGgtgacaaagg ACATATCTTGTTTCTCTAA